In a genomic window of Littorina saxatilis isolate snail1 linkage group LG6, US_GU_Lsax_2.0, whole genome shotgun sequence:
- the LOC138969662 gene encoding tudor domain-containing protein 3-like has product MAGDELARRGWHLTAEGRDQCVENGNRSTDTIVKNATNLDLRDIGEKWLPTDISTGRVKVDYLSGPSVLQVMKLRNISAPKDNQESQTAPRMWKITLTDGHVSVVAVCLEPLKNLTLLTPPGTKLSLEGTVDVESAYLLLTNRNARLLGGRVNSLVESWELKRKLAQQSRQGIQTEGGPPPFVPFGKKIATVEAPRRDNFKSLQASKQAKEEEDSEFQQQRQATIAEALQAKTKTFGGGQKAAVNDRDLARIVEMGFSPDMASNALRQTGGNVQEAIGGLISGAFRGGGYGGGFGGGGRGGGRVGRGGGGDRGEPRMEDDRDDSRRGGRGRRGRGDRGEEEGEDGLLSSRPSGPATLFDFLETKIPSKSENQPGSTNQRPSSSFSGSNPSRSSTQPSNTRPNTASSDSYSSRGPPQYNTSGPAQSRSQPNSASNYRGGGASQRNGFSSSRSSDSNFHSKNSDSGYRPSDQGGGGGRDSRGGGSGGGERDSRGGGSGGRDSHGGGSGVGGQQNEDFSHARRQQNLPPRLANKLGRDGGGNQQTEGPSRPGGSGRYQENSGYDNRTRYSGGGGGGGVGGDDNQGANPNPRPALQEHNSDSRGSNYAGGYNGDRQQSNFQQKPYDQQSNRGAANPNHKPRYDQQRPQQGPRNNGPARPMLQRGQTVLAKYWEDDQMYRAMVEAVADNGVTVVVTFLDYGNQEEVMISDIQLLPPRQNWSNSYPPPPPQGGPMMAGRGFHPGYGPPHMGAPPPFPGQESFGSAIPNMEFRRGGTGPANRRQQQEQIDRRRPTQNFYTPPTRKQEG; this is encoded by the exons ATGGCGGGTGACGAACTGGCAAGAAGAGGGTG GCACCTGACGGCAGAGGGTCGGGACCAGTGCGTGGAGAATGGGAACCGGTCCACAGACACCATTGTCAAGAATGCCACAAAT TTGGATCTGAGGGACATTGGTGAAAAATGGCTTCCCACAGACATCAGTACTGGCAGGGTCAAAGTGGACTAT CTGTCAGGCCCGTCAGTGCTGCAGGTGATGAAGCTCCGCAACATCTCTGCCCCAAAGGACAACCAGGAATCACAGACTGCACCCAGAATGTGGAAAATCACCCTGACTGACGGACATGTCAGCGTCGTCGCCGTTTGCCTCGAACCGCTCAAAAACCTCAC CTTGCTGACACCGCCGGGCACCAAACTGTCGCTGGAGGGGACGGTGGACGTGGAAAGTGCCTACCTGCTACTGACCAACAGAAACGCTCGGCTGCTGGGCGGCCGTGTCAACAGTTTGGTCGAGTCCTGGGAACTCAAAAGG AAACTAGCGCAGCAGTCTCGACAAGGTATTCAGACAGAGGGAGGGCCACCACCCTTTGTGCCGTTTGGAAAGAAAATCGCAACTGTTGAGGCGCCGCGCAGGG ACAACTTCAAGTCGCTGCAGGCCAGCAAGCAAGCCAAGGAGGAAGAAGACAGTGAGTTTCAGCAACAGCGACAAGCCACCATCGCGGAAGCTCTGCAGGCCAAAACAAAGACGTTCGGCGGGGGCCAGAAGGCGGCTGTCAACGACCGCGACCTGGCTCGCATTGTGGAGATGGGCTTCTCCCCAGATATGGCCTCTAACGCTCTGCGGCAGACGGGCGGCAACGTGCAGGAGGCCATCGGCGGATTGATCTCCGGAGCGTTTAGAGGTGGTGGATATGGTGGTGGCTTTGGAGGAGGTGGGCGGGGAGGAGGCCGGGtggggagaggaggaggaggagaccgAGGGGAGCCACGCATGGAGGATGACCGAGACGATTCACGGCGAGGCGGTCGGG ggaggagggggagaggagaCCGAGGGGAGGAGGAAGGTGAAGACGGTCTTCTGTCCAGTCGACCCAGTGGACCTGCCACACTGTTCGACTTCCTGGAAACCAAGATTCCTTCCAAATCAG AAAATCAGCCTGGTAGCACCAACCAGAGACCATCATCGTCATTCTCAGGGTCGAACCCCAGTCGCTCCTCCACCCAGCCCAGCAACACCCGCCCCAACACGGCGTCCAGCGACAGCTACTCATCACGCGGCCCGCCCCAGTACAACACCTCTGGCCCCGCCCAGTCTCGCTCACAACCCAACTCAGCCTCAAACTACAGGGGGGGCGGGGCCAGTCAACGAAACGGTTTCAGCTCATCGCGTTCTTCCGACTCGAACTTTCACAGCAAGAACTCAGACTCTGGCTACAGACCATCGGAtcaaggaggaggaggggggagggattCCCGTGGAGGGGGGAGTGGAGGAGGGGAGAGGGATTCCCGCGGAGGAGGGAGTGGGGGGAGGGATTCCCATGGAGGGGGCAGTGGGGTGGGGGGTCAGCAGAATGAGGACTTTAGCCACGCTCGACGGCAGCAGAATCTGCCGCCGCGGTTGGCCAACAAACTGGGTCGTGACGGGGGCGGCAACCAGCAAACTGAGGGTCCCTCTCGCCCCGGTGGCAGCGGTCGTTACCAAGAAAACAGTGGCTATGACAACAGGACTCGAtacagtggtggtggtggtggtggtggtgtgggtgGTGATGACAACCAAGGTGCTAATCCCAACCCACGCCCAGCGCTGCAAGAACACAACTCGGACAGCAGGGGCAGTAACTATGCAGGGGGGTACAACGGTGACCGACAACAGTCCAACTTTCAGCAGAAGCCGTACGACCAGCAGTCCAACAGGGGGGCGGCAAACCCCAACCACAAACCTCGCTACGATCAGCAGAGGCCGCAGCAAGGTCCAAGGAATAAT GGCCCTGCGCGTCCCATGCTGCAGAGAGGACAGACCGTACTTGCCAAGTACTGGGAGGATGATCAG atgtaCCGGGCGATGGTGGAAGCGGTGGCAGACAATGGAGTGACTGTTGTGGTCACTTTCCTGGACTACGGAAATCAGGAGGAGGTCATGATCTCCGACATTCAGCTTTTGCCGCCTCGGCAAAATTGG AGCAACAGctaccctccccctccccctcaaggGGGTCCGATGATGGCAGGGCGGGGTTTCCACCCTGGCTATGGTCCCCCCCACATGGGTGCCCCGCCCCCCTTCCCTGGCCAGGAGAGCTTCGGCAGCGCCATTCCCAACATGGAGTTTCGGCGAGGCGGGACGGGGCCGGCCAATCGGCGGCAACAACAAGAACAGATTGACAGACGTCGACCCACACAGAACTTTTACACACCCCCCACACGCAAACAGGAGGGATGA